The following proteins are encoded in a genomic region of bacterium:
- a CDS encoding zinc-binding dehydrogenase encodes MTAGRVRAATLVAPGRYELREYPVPDPASGCVLVRMELSGICGTDKHTYQGYTTQYAGTATPREIPFPIIQGHENVGTVAAIGGDGRYEDFEGTPLRVGDRVVVGANVVCGRCYYCRHDFPYYFCEQMIDYGNNMTAATPPHLFGGWSQFLYVVPGSFLVRVPDELPSEIAVLTEVMAVTVGLDRAKQFSAVPNESFLFDDTVVVLGVGPLGMCHLIKARMLGAGTLIAVDLSAYRLDMAKQLGADYVINAAQTTAAQRLGFVRDLTHGRGPDVVIECAGVPQVIPEALEMLRVGGMLVEAGNFSDLGDVAISPHRHLCSKNVRILGVGGEEAAAYGPSMRQMARYMQHYPLRGFVSHRYHLKDVEAAVLKSIAPDSMKVVIDPWA; translated from the coding sequence TTGACGGCCGGTCGGGTTCGCGCAGCCACGCTGGTGGCCCCTGGACGGTACGAGCTTCGCGAGTACCCGGTACCCGACCCGGCGTCGGGATGCGTCCTCGTGCGGATGGAACTGTCGGGGATCTGCGGGACCGATAAGCACACCTACCAGGGATACACTACCCAGTACGCCGGAACGGCGACCCCGCGCGAGATCCCATTCCCGATCATTCAAGGGCACGAGAACGTCGGGACAGTGGCCGCCATCGGCGGCGACGGTCGCTACGAGGACTTCGAGGGGACCCCGCTGCGTGTCGGCGACCGAGTCGTCGTGGGGGCCAACGTCGTCTGCGGCCGCTGTTATTACTGCCGGCACGACTTCCCCTACTACTTCTGTGAACAGATGATCGACTACGGCAACAACATGACCGCGGCGACCCCCCCGCACCTGTTCGGAGGGTGGTCCCAGTTCCTGTACGTCGTCCCCGGGAGCTTCTTGGTCCGGGTTCCAGACGAGCTTCCATCGGAGATTGCCGTGCTCACCGAGGTCATGGCGGTGACCGTGGGGCTCGATCGCGCCAAACAGTTCTCTGCCGTGCCGAACGAATCGTTCCTGTTCGACGACACGGTCGTCGTCCTGGGGGTCGGGCCGCTGGGGATGTGCCACCTGATCAAGGCCAGGATGCTGGGCGCGGGCACCCTGATCGCGGTGGACTTGTCCGCCTACCGACTCGACATGGCCAAACAGCTGGGCGCGGACTACGTCATCAACGCCGCCCAAACCACCGCCGCCCAGCGGCTGGGCTTTGTGCGCGACCTCACACACGGCCGGGGCCCGGACGTCGTGATCGAGTGCGCGGGGGTCCCCCAGGTCATTCCCGAGGCCTTGGAGATGCTCCGGGTCGGCGGGATGCTGGTGGAGGCCGGGAACTTTTCCGACCTGGGTGATGTGGCGATCAGTCCGCACCGGCACCTCTGTTCGAAGAACGTGCGGATCCTTGGTGTCGGCGGCGAGGAGGCCGCGGCGTACGGCCCGAGCATGCGGCAGATGGCGCGCTACATGCAGCACTACCCGTTGCGAGGATTCGTCTCCCACCGGTATCATCTCAAGGACGTTGAGGCCGCCGTCCTCAAGTCCATCGCCCCCGACTCCATGAAGGTCGTGATCGACCCCTGGGCCTAA
- a CDS encoding 5'-nucleotidase C-terminal domain-containing protein, translating to MPPASTAEPVRVLTILHFNDDYQLTALDGSKVGGLDRLATLIAQYRRRDRPALLLFAGDLLSPSAESSVFKGAQLIDGLNHLGIDAAVPGNHEFDYGPEVLAARVSESHFPWVATNAFVTPGMRTLPGTKQLLIVSAGGVQVGIFGLTTPSTAGSSSPGGTAFGEPVAVAKAAVPILRRDGAQVVIALTHLDVSEDETLLREVPQIDLVIGGHDHEPMTRLVDGRLIAKAGSDAKWLGITRLALDGSHRAVHQLIPVTSQTPSEPAVAALVRRYTDLLGKELDVAIGEAAVPLDAHESLVRAQESSLGDFIADAIRTAVHADIAITNGGGIRTDAVLSVGPIRRRDVIAWLPFGSVVVKVAIRGDAIREALENGVSQRDKLAGRFPQVSGLHFTFNPDRPVGARVLDVRIGDAPLDAGTTYTVATNDFMLRGGDGYTMLSTGQVLVDPAGGPLMATAVAEAVQRIHVVAPKPDGRITIAR from the coding sequence ATGCCGCCCGCCTCGACGGCGGAACCGGTCCGGGTCCTTACCATCCTCCATTTCAACGATGACTATCAGCTGACCGCCCTCGACGGCAGCAAGGTCGGCGGGCTGGACCGCCTGGCGACGCTGATCGCGCAGTACCGCCGGCGGGATCGCCCCGCGCTCCTGCTGTTCGCGGGGGACTTGCTCTCGCCGTCTGCCGAGTCCTCGGTGTTCAAAGGCGCGCAGCTGATCGACGGCTTGAACCACCTGGGGATCGACGCCGCCGTCCCGGGGAACCACGAGTTCGATTACGGGCCGGAGGTGCTCGCGGCGCGGGTCTCCGAATCGCATTTCCCCTGGGTCGCGACGAACGCCTTCGTGACTCCCGGGATGCGGACGCTCCCGGGGACCAAACAGCTCCTGATCGTGAGCGCCGGGGGAGTCCAGGTCGGGATCTTCGGGCTCACGACTCCCTCCACCGCCGGCTCATCATCGCCCGGCGGCACCGCGTTCGGCGAGCCGGTGGCGGTCGCCAAGGCGGCGGTGCCGATCCTCCGGCGGGACGGCGCGCAGGTGGTCATTGCCCTGACGCACCTGGACGTGAGCGAAGACGAAACGCTGCTCCGCGAGGTCCCTCAAATCGACCTCGTCATCGGCGGGCACGATCACGAGCCGATGACGCGCCTGGTCGATGGACGCCTGATCGCCAAGGCCGGATCGGATGCCAAGTGGTTGGGGATTACCCGCCTGGCCCTCGACGGCTCGCACCGCGCGGTGCACCAGCTGATCCCGGTGACCAGCCAGACCCCCTCGGAGCCGGCGGTCGCCGCGCTGGTGCGGCGCTACACGGATCTTCTCGGCAAAGAGCTCGACGTCGCCATCGGGGAGGCCGCCGTCCCGCTCGATGCGCACGAGTCTCTCGTTCGTGCGCAGGAATCCTCCCTGGGCGACTTCATCGCCGACGCGATCCGCACAGCCGTGCACGCAGACATCGCGATCACCAACGGGGGAGGGATCCGCACCGACGCGGTCTTGTCGGTCGGGCCGATTCGGCGCCGGGACGTCATCGCCTGGCTCCCGTTTGGGAGCGTGGTCGTCAAGGTGGCCATCCGCGGGGACGCGATCCGGGAGGCTTTGGAGAATGGGGTGAGCCAGCGGGACAAGCTGGCCGGCCGGTTTCCGCAGGTTTCGGGGTTGCACTTCACGTTCAATCCCGACCGACCGGTCGGGGCCCGAGTCCTCGATGTTCGCATCGGCGATGCCCCCCTGGATGCCGGCACCACCTACACGGTCGCGACGAACGATTTCATGCTCCGCGGGGGCGATGGCTATACGATGCTCTCAACGGGCCAGGTGTTGGTCGACCCGGCGGGGGGACCATTGATGGCCACCGCGGTGGCGGAGGCGGTTCAGCGGATCCACGTAGTGGCTCCCAAACCCGACGGGCGCATCACGATCGCCCGCTAG
- the grdA gene encoding glycine/sarcosine/betaine reductase complex selenoprotein A: protein MIDFKDKLVLALGERDGIPAPALVACAESAGGRVVYAATECFVUTSAGAMDLEEQGRIQQLAGGGQSDQMIVLLGTPNASSTLMIALTLTQGDPSYAGPLAGVPLGLPVYHILEDRVKDAIPADVYEREIGPMEFVLDKPGIETALAKTRGG, encoded by the coding sequence ATGATCGATTTCAAGGACAAGCTCGTGCTCGCACTGGGCGAACGGGACGGGATCCCGGCTCCGGCGCTGGTGGCATGCGCGGAAAGCGCCGGCGGCCGGGTCGTCTACGCCGCCACCGAGTGCTTTGTCTGAACGTCGGCGGGCGCGATGGACCTGGAGGAGCAGGGACGGATTCAGCAGCTCGCGGGGGGCGGGCAGAGCGATCAGATGATCGTGCTTCTGGGCACCCCGAATGCGAGCAGCACGCTGATGATCGCTCTTACGCTCACGCAGGGCGACCCCAGCTACGCCGGTCCACTCGCCGGAGTCCCGTTGGGACTCCCCGTCTACCACATTCTCGAAGACCGGGTGAAAGATGCGATCCCCGCCGACGTGTACGAACGTGAGATCGGGCCGATGGAGTTCGTCCTGGACAAGCCGGGGATCGAGACGGCCCTGGCCAAGACGCGAGGAGGCTGA
- a CDS encoding ABC transporter permease subunit, whose protein sequence is MRSRTGGSWGQGALGLALVLPPLCVLVFLIVVPAITAVVDTLRPPEALAGGVTLAAYAQVLGSRILRADIVFSVVVTLVAVAATFCLSYPLAMYLRFNRGRLPSLLAVLFTIPLFVPVVIASFAMITFLVNHGMVSTIVYRLGIERLPPLVYNATGIVLTEVWTTIPFAVLILGAGLQSIDDALIDSARDVGAGRLRTFASIILPLNATPTMITLTLLFIGIFGSFTIPYLVGGNAPQMLGVTMTNYLTQYLRRTESVTIAVIAFVIAAAVGAVYVVSVSRRERHAL, encoded by the coding sequence GTGAGGTCCCGGACCGGGGGATCGTGGGGGCAGGGAGCACTGGGGCTCGCCCTGGTGCTCCCGCCGCTCTGCGTGTTGGTTTTCCTGATCGTTGTTCCGGCCATCACGGCGGTCGTTGATACGCTGCGCCCCCCCGAAGCCCTCGCGGGGGGGGTGACGCTGGCGGCGTACGCGCAGGTGCTCGGAAGCCGCATCCTGCGGGCGGACATCGTGTTCAGCGTGGTGGTCACGCTGGTCGCGGTGGCCGCCACTTTCTGCCTGAGCTACCCGCTGGCCATGTACCTCCGGTTCAATAGGGGTCGGCTGCCGTCGCTGTTGGCGGTGCTCTTCACCATCCCCCTCTTCGTGCCCGTCGTTATCGCCTCGTTCGCGATGATCACGTTCCTCGTCAATCACGGGATGGTGTCGACGATCGTCTACCGGTTGGGGATCGAGCGGCTTCCGCCGCTGGTGTACAACGCCACGGGGATCGTCCTGACGGAGGTCTGGACCACCATTCCGTTCGCGGTGCTCATTCTCGGGGCGGGCCTGCAGTCGATCGACGACGCGCTGATCGACAGCGCCCGCGACGTCGGGGCGGGCCGGCTGCGCACGTTCGCGTCGATCATCCTGCCGCTGAACGCCACGCCGACGATGATCACGCTGACCCTGCTCTTTATCGGGATCTTCGGATCGTTTACCATTCCCTATCTCGTCGGCGGAAACGCGCCGCAGATGCTCGGGGTGACGATGACCAACTACCTCACCCAGTACCTCCGGCGGACCGAGTCGGTCACGATCGCCGTCATCGCGTTTGTCATCGCGGCGGCGGTCGGCGCGGTCTACGTGGTGAGCGTCAGCCGCCGGGAGCGGCACGCGCTGTGA
- a CDS encoding extracellular solute-binding protein, with amino-acid sequence MRKPRQLRWLASSVLIAVALFLLGTNDRTPAGAAEPVTLNVYIDGDTNIFDLWSKSLLPAFEKRYPQYRANMVPLLHGNGSQGVFDKILAAKRAGKPTDVDLWETEPSFVQQGLSEVLWVRLNERILPNITRVPQGALEAVDWYGVPYRGSSVVIGYNSAFVKNPPKTFDDLVAWIKANPGKFTYCDPNTGGSGQAFVASAIYKFAQATKFAGNAYDPKEEAAWAPAWKLLKDLQPAMYNNGFHPNGNVAVLQLLAQQNIWIAPVWSDMGLDFSRRGQLPKSVKFEQLTPPLFGGDSTVTLPAGADSKHLEGTLTLLNWLLTPEAQALVINEVSGYPGIEWKYMPASVRATFEDVAKPYAPFPNAKYLADLKRLWHEQVAGQ; translated from the coding sequence ATGCGGAAGCCACGGCAATTACGCTGGCTTGCGTCGTCCGTCCTGATCGCGGTCGCGCTGTTCCTGCTGGGAACGAACGATCGCACCCCGGCCGGGGCGGCCGAGCCCGTGACGCTCAACGTCTACATCGACGGGGACACCAACATCTTCGACCTCTGGAGCAAGAGCTTGCTCCCCGCGTTCGAGAAACGTTACCCGCAGTACCGGGCCAACATGGTGCCGCTGCTCCACGGCAACGGGTCCCAGGGGGTGTTCGACAAGATCCTGGCGGCGAAGCGGGCCGGAAAGCCGACCGACGTCGATCTGTGGGAAACCGAGCCGTCGTTTGTCCAGCAGGGGCTTTCCGAGGTCCTGTGGGTCCGGCTGAACGAGCGGATCCTGCCCAACATCACCCGGGTGCCCCAGGGTGCTCTCGAGGCCGTCGACTGGTACGGCGTGCCCTACCGGGGATCGTCGGTGGTGATCGGGTACAACAGCGCGTTCGTCAAGAACCCGCCCAAGACGTTCGACGATCTGGTCGCCTGGATCAAGGCGAACCCCGGGAAGTTCACCTACTGCGACCCAAACACCGGCGGATCCGGCCAGGCGTTCGTGGCGTCGGCGATCTACAAGTTCGCCCAAGCGACCAAGTTCGCCGGAAACGCCTACGACCCGAAGGAGGAAGCGGCGTGGGCTCCGGCGTGGAAGCTGCTGAAGGACCTCCAGCCGGCGATGTACAACAACGGGTTCCACCCGAACGGGAATGTCGCCGTGCTGCAGCTGCTGGCACAGCAGAACATCTGGATCGCGCCGGTGTGGTCGGACATGGGGCTTGACTTTTCCAGGCGGGGGCAACTCCCCAAGAGCGTCAAGTTCGAGCAGCTCACCCCGCCGCTGTTTGGCGGAGACTCGACGGTGACGCTCCCCGCCGGGGCCGACTCGAAGCACTTGGAAGGAACGCTGACGCTCCTCAACTGGCTCCTGACGCCGGAGGCGCAGGCGTTGGTTATCAACGAAGTGTCCGGGTACCCCGGCATCGAGTGGAAGTACATGCCCGCCTCGGTGCGGGCGACCTTCGAGGACGTGGCCAAGCCGTACGCGCCGTTCCCCAACGCAAAATATTTGGCCGACCTCAAGCGCCTCTGGCACGAGCAGGTCGCGGGACAGTAA
- a CDS encoding ABC transporter ATP-binding protein — MARLSISQVTKIFGAQAAVHDVTLEVGDGELMCLLGPSGCGKTTTLRMIGGFTVPDGGDIQINGRSIVALPPEKRPTAMVFQRYNLWPHMTVAGNIAFGLKLRRLSKEAIDAKVRDVLVLVGLPGSAEKYPHQLSGGEQQRVAVARALVLEPQILLLDEPFSNLDARLRVRMREEVKLLQRKVGITTVFVTHDQEEALSIADRIAVMKGGVLEQVDTPDTLYARPQTLFVADFIGTMNLIPARVHAPRELAAGSWRLTLPDGRWPAGSEVTLAVRPEDLVVDSQGAPVRIRRVINLGHYLQVLLDCPGVAALRMFTGKGAVFTEGQEMRLGIARGLAFYGTEMIELGGPMRPAVAAPTDRA; from the coding sequence GTGGCGCGCCTCTCGATCTCCCAGGTCACCAAGATATTTGGGGCGCAGGCGGCGGTGCACGACGTCACACTCGAGGTGGGCGACGGCGAGCTGATGTGCCTGCTCGGCCCGTCGGGATGCGGAAAGACGACCACCCTGCGGATGATCGGCGGGTTCACGGTCCCGGACGGGGGAGACATCCAGATCAACGGGCGAAGCATCGTGGCCCTCCCTCCGGAAAAGCGGCCGACGGCGATGGTGTTCCAACGGTACAACTTGTGGCCCCACATGACCGTCGCCGGCAACATCGCGTTCGGATTGAAGTTGCGGCGGCTTTCCAAAGAGGCGATCGACGCGAAGGTTCGTGATGTCCTCGTACTGGTCGGCCTGCCGGGCTCGGCGGAAAAATACCCGCACCAACTGTCGGGCGGGGAGCAGCAGCGCGTCGCGGTGGCCCGCGCGCTTGTCCTGGAGCCGCAGATCTTGCTCCTCGATGAACCCTTCAGCAACCTTGACGCGCGCCTCCGGGTTCGCATGCGGGAGGAGGTGAAGCTGCTCCAGCGCAAGGTCGGTATCACCACGGTGTTCGTCACCCACGACCAGGAGGAAGCGCTTTCCATCGCGGACCGCATCGCGGTGATGAAGGGCGGGGTGTTGGAGCAGGTCGATACCCCTGACACGCTGTATGCCCGGCCGCAGACATTATTTGTCGCCGACTTCATCGGAACCATGAACCTCATCCCCGCCCGCGTGCACGCCCCGCGGGAGCTCGCGGCGGGATCGTGGCGGCTGACACTGCCCGACGGCCGGTGGCCCGCCGGGAGCGAGGTCACGCTCGCCGTCCGTCCCGAGGATCTCGTGGTGGATTCGCAGGGGGCGCCGGTCAGGATTCGCCGCGTCATCAACCTCGGCCACTACCTGCAGGTGCTTCTCGACTGCCCCGGAGTGGCGGCCCTCAGAATGTTCACCGGCAAGGGTGCGGTGTTTACGGAGGGGCAGGAGATGCGCCTCGGGATCGCCCGCGGGCTCGCCTTCTATGGAACTGAGATGATCGAACTCGGCGGGCCGATGCGCCCCGCGGTCGCCGCGCCTACGGACCGCGCGTGA
- a CDS encoding carbohydrate ABC transporter permease, producing MSVTRAAAGVATPPWYWAVGAMRRALGLGAFLALAAFILGPLLTLLVWAFAGTWLFPDLLPQFSLTWWYYVLGNADVGKAIRMSFLSAPIATLLSAVICIPAAYAFARLEFPGRRALLLSFLSANAFPKIGLYVSIATLFYRLNLMDTFAGVVLIQLVNTILFMIWIPTGTFRGINRNLEDAARDVGAGALRTFFQITLPIALPGLIVASLFAFLAAFDEAQGTLIVGTPNHITMPVMMYTLVLSYPQPVGAVFSVLLSLPSLAFLLLAQRYLRAGYLAAGYSL from the coding sequence GTGAGTGTGACCCGGGCGGCGGCGGGGGTGGCCACCCCTCCCTGGTACTGGGCGGTCGGCGCGATGCGCCGTGCGCTCGGGCTCGGGGCGTTCCTCGCCCTCGCGGCGTTCATCCTCGGCCCGCTGCTCACCCTGCTGGTGTGGGCTTTCGCGGGGACGTGGCTGTTCCCTGACCTGCTGCCGCAGTTCTCGCTCACCTGGTGGTACTATGTCCTCGGCAACGCGGACGTCGGGAAGGCGATCCGGATGAGCTTTCTCAGCGCCCCGATCGCGACGCTGCTTTCCGCGGTGATCTGCATCCCCGCCGCCTACGCCTTCGCCAGGCTGGAGTTCCCGGGCCGACGGGCGCTGCTTCTGTCATTCCTGAGCGCCAACGCGTTCCCCAAGATCGGTTTGTATGTGAGCATTGCCACGCTCTTCTATCGGTTGAATCTCATGGACACGTTTGCCGGGGTCGTGCTCATCCAGCTGGTGAACACCATCCTCTTCATGATTTGGATCCCGACCGGGACCTTTCGGGGGATCAACCGCAACCTGGAGGACGCCGCCCGCGATGTGGGGGCGGGGGCGCTTCGGACCTTCTTCCAGATCACGCTCCCCATCGCGCTCCCCGGGCTCATCGTCGCCTCCCTGTTCGCCTTCCTCGCGGCGTTCGATGAGGCGCAGGGAACCCTGATCGTCGGGACGCCCAACCACATCACGATGCCGGTGATGATGTACACGCTGGTGCTCTCCTACCCCCAGCCGGTGGGGGCGGTGTTCTCCGTGCTGCTCTCGCTGCCATCGCTCGCGTTTTTGCTCCTTGCCCAACGGTACCTGCGGGCCGGGTATCTCGCCGCCGGGTACAGCCTGTGA
- a CDS encoding mandelate racemase/muconate lactonizing enzyme family protein, which produces MRITQIRTRQVDVPLPQPFYPAWAPGRVETQIRLAYLRIDTDAGVYGIAGHEFFGAEEQCVARVARDLVGEDPLHIEKHAATLRFLWPYFGTAVWFVEIALWDILGKVAGLPLYRLLGSARDAVAAYASTGQNRTPAERADDARRLRDAGFRAIKLRIHSESMAEDLAQVAAVHQAVGNGMAIMVDANQTDVHDAPYPGPHWSYHRALRTAQALAEYGIEWLEEPLPRHDYEGLRRLRAASPVPVAGGEVNQGFGELQRLLLDGCYDILQPDVTLCEGLLRIRALAAMANAASVLVVPHTWGDPLGTVANLHLAAAIPNTSYFEFPHDPPAFPSTVYQQTLKTPLVVDDGLVRVPQEPGLGVELQDWIFE; this is translated from the coding sequence ATGCGCATCACGCAGATCCGCACGCGGCAGGTGGACGTCCCGCTCCCGCAGCCGTTCTATCCGGCGTGGGCGCCGGGCCGGGTCGAGACGCAGATCCGGCTCGCCTACCTGCGCATTGACACCGATGCCGGGGTGTACGGGATCGCCGGCCACGAGTTCTTCGGCGCCGAGGAACAGTGCGTGGCGCGGGTGGCGCGAGACCTGGTGGGCGAAGACCCGCTCCACATCGAAAAGCACGCCGCCACCCTGCGCTTTCTCTGGCCGTACTTCGGCACGGCAGTGTGGTTCGTGGAGATCGCGCTCTGGGACATTCTGGGGAAGGTGGCGGGTCTGCCCCTCTACCGGCTGCTGGGGAGCGCGCGAGATGCCGTCGCGGCCTACGCCTCGACCGGCCAGAACCGCACCCCGGCCGAGCGCGCCGACGACGCCCGCCGGCTGCGCGATGCGGGGTTCCGTGCGATCAAGCTCCGGATCCACAGCGAGTCGATGGCCGAGGACCTGGCACAGGTCGCGGCCGTGCACCAGGCGGTCGGCAACGGGATGGCGATCATGGTGGATGCGAACCAGACCGATGTGCACGACGCCCCCTATCCCGGCCCGCACTGGTCGTATCATCGGGCGCTCAGGACGGCGCAGGCGCTGGCGGAGTATGGGATCGAGTGGCTCGAGGAGCCGTTGCCCCGCCACGACTACGAGGGGCTGCGGAGACTCCGGGCGGCGTCTCCGGTGCCCGTGGCCGGCGGTGAGGTGAACCAGGGATTCGGTGAGTTGCAGCGGCTCCTCCTGGATGGCTGCTACGACATCCTGCAGCCCGACGTGACGCTGTGCGAGGGATTGCTGCGCATCCGGGCGCTCGCGGCGATGGCGAACGCCGCATCGGTGCTCGTCGTCCCCCACACCTGGGGCGATCCGTTGGGCACGGTGGCGAACCTGCACCTGGCGGCGGCGATTCCCAACACCTCGTACTTCGAATTTCCCCACGACCCGCCGGCGTTTCCCAGCACCGTCTACCAGCAGACGCTCAAGACGCCCCTGGTCGTGGACGACGGGCTGGTGCGCGTGCCCCAGGAGCCCGGCCTGGGAGTGGAGCTCCAGGACTGGATCTTCGAGTGA
- a CDS encoding sugar phosphate isomerase/epimerase, whose translation MAHLGLSIRGGERREEELRFARRVGYTAAEISMDGTGLIFGGRLHPQLLGEALHGFAKHDFRYSVHSPSSLDLRDRANREIQLALARSSLEFCRAVGGRVLVLHFEQRSEDPEDEDAFEDGIRKLSDEAGDVLLGIENIEVERVEPVIDCVRRLDRPNVAMTFDVGHAFLASAYFRFDFFEAIRAALPYVRHLHVNDNFGRYDPLRLENFTLYRTQSSADTFPLGKGDLHLPVGWGGIPLEKVFDVLRGYRGSVIHEYRYANFLASVEDDYGRMRTLLAALDEPGTPGDGRGR comes from the coding sequence ATGGCACATCTCGGCTTGTCGATCCGCGGGGGGGAGCGGCGGGAAGAGGAGCTCCGGTTCGCCCGCCGGGTGGGATACACGGCCGCGGAGATCAGCATGGATGGGACGGGCCTCATCTTCGGAGGGCGGCTGCACCCCCAACTGTTGGGGGAGGCCCTCCATGGCTTCGCCAAACACGATTTCCGCTACTCGGTGCACAGCCCCAGCAGCCTGGACCTGCGCGACCGCGCCAACCGCGAGATTCAGCTCGCGCTGGCGCGGTCGAGCCTCGAGTTCTGCCGGGCGGTCGGAGGGCGCGTGCTCGTGCTCCACTTCGAGCAGCGGAGCGAGGATCCTGAGGACGAGGATGCGTTCGAGGATGGAATCCGCAAGCTCTCCGACGAGGCCGGGGACGTGCTTCTGGGGATCGAGAACATCGAGGTCGAGCGGGTTGAGCCGGTGATCGACTGTGTCCGTCGTCTCGACCGCCCGAACGTGGCGATGACCTTCGACGTCGGCCACGCGTTCCTCGCCTCCGCGTACTTCCGATTCGACTTCTTCGAGGCGATTCGGGCCGCCCTCCCCTACGTCCGGCACCTCCACGTCAACGACAACTTCGGGCGGTACGATCCGCTCCGCCTCGAGAACTTCACCCTTTACCGAACCCAGTCGTCGGCCGATACGTTCCCTCTAGGGAAGGGTGACCTCCACCTCCCGGTGGGTTGGGGGGGGATTCCACTCGAAAAGGTGTTCGATGTGCTGCGGGGATACCGGGGGAGCGTGATCCATGAATATCGCTACGCCAATTTTCTGGCGTCCGTGGAGGATGATTACGGCCGGATGCGAACTTTGCTGGCCGCCCTCGACGAACCGGGAACCCCCGGAGATGGCAGAGGGAGGTGA